AGACATGACGCTTGGCTTTGCTCTCTCAGGGTTCCATCTGCGACAGGGGCTACTTGTGCccctggcctcatcagctcaggctgaaggcggccctggtcctggccagagaggctttgtgaagcagaaatagatggcctggtgcaggggccgagcctggccaggaCCTCGGCCCTGGGAGTTGTAAAGAAGGCCGGCCTCTACCATGAGCATCTGCACCAAAGTGTGCCCATGTGACTGTGTGTTCGGAATCTGTCCTGAAATGGGTGCATGGCCTGTCTGTGCTCAGTCTCCCCACCTATGGGGCCCAGGCTCACAGAGGTGTGAAAGAGGCAAGCATGGCGCAGGGGCCTCCGAGCCCAGCCAGCCTCGCTTCGATGCTGGGAGACTAAcgtcttccattttgtcttctgcccaggccagctgcGGTCCGTCCAGCGGCTGTGCTACTTCTACGGCACCGTCATGCCCAGTGAGGCCCAGTGTGTCATCTACCATgagctccagctctccctggcccGCAAGGTGGCCGACAAGGTGCTGGAGGGGCAGCTCCTGGAGACCATCAGTCAGCTCTACCTGTCCCTGGGTACCGAGCGGTAAGGGCTGGCTttgcagtggtggaggtggggacgggcagggcagggaggggggcacAAGAAAGCTGGCCCAGGACCCCAGCAGCCCCTCtccttttgatcatttggttcCTTGGCATCAGATGCTTTGAGCTGGTGGGCCTGGGGTCGTTCCAGGGCTGCTACTGACCCGTGAGTCCCAGCTTGAGCCTCCCTTGTTGGGTCAAACGTCATCTccaccccagcagaggcagtacgtgcactctgggctgttcttcctaCTATGGTGGCTTTTGTCATCTGACCTCTGACTGCCCCGAACcttcactcctggccttcatctgtccccttaaatgtgaccacagcagccacctgtggcttctctcccacagaagacagagccagTTGTGTCACCTGCTTCCCTGGGGCAGGGTTTCAAGGTCTCACATCCCATATGTGGCCTACTCGGCTTCCCCCAAGCATCCTGACCTGGTGGGGTaaccatggccctggccaccccacccacagGGCCCAGTGACATTGCTGCTGTCACACCCCCTCGAGTGTCAgacttactgagagagcagggaaggagccagattccatggggacctgggagactggctccagtcttggcctcaggttcacagaaggaaaatgggtcagtgtgctagagccatgcttctcaaagtgtagtccctggaccagcagagcagcatccatgtcacctaggagcctgtggcaagtgggagttctagggcctgccccaggcctgtggagccggAAGCTCTGTGGGCAGGGCCAGCAAGCTATAGGGACAGGCCTCCGTGTGACTGTGATACCTGCACACCTTGAGAACCATCGGCCCAGATAGCCTCTGAACACTAACGGCTCCTGGTGCGTctggagaagacacaggccatgtctgggaggcaggggagatggactagcacactcctcctgccacagggcagcatgatgcccaattccctcagaaggatgtccttcatcttttccatgctgtgtgtgttcaccctggccctcccagcagcctgggaagggcagaacactgcacacacaagagggccgttcccagtccgcacattccagattcatctgtcaccagacccacaggaggaggcagactggttccaggaggatgaaagcccttgttctgacacctgtgtctgaTTCCAGGGCCTACAAATCCACTCTGGACTACACTAAATGAAGTCTGGGGATTTTCATTGATcttcagaagaaagagaaggaggcgcgtgcctggctgcaagcagggaagatctattacAGCCTGCAGCAGAGCGAGCTGGTGGACTTGTACATCCAGGTGAGTGGCAAGGGATGCAGGAGGACCCCTGTGCTGttcactctctgtccatccacccatccattcattcttccatcatctatttacctgttcatccatccatccatccatccatccatccatccatccatccatccatccatctgtccgtccatccatccatcattcatccatgcttttctcatccatctattcacccatctatccatccattcacctgtccatccacccatccattcatccttccatcatccgtttacctgctcatccttccatccatccatccatcatccatccattcttccatcatcttcccatatacctgtgggtccttccatctatccatctatcatccatccatccatccttccatccttccatcatccatccattcacctgtttgtCTTTCcacgcatccatccatccatccatccatcatccatccctctgtccatccatccatccctccgtccatccatccatctatcatccatccatccttttatcatccatccattctcctgtccatccatccattcacctgttcgtccatccatccatccttccatctatctttccatcatccatccaactgttcgtccttctatccatccatccatccatcatgcTTCTGTTCAACTCttcgtccatccattcacctgttcgtccatccttccatccatccttccatccatccttccatccatctttccattatccatccaaccatcttccatccatccatgatgcTTTCATTCagctgtccatccatccattcattcatcatccatccttttatcatccatccatccattcacctgttcatccatctctctgtccattcttccatccttccatcatccattcacctgttcattcttccatccatccatcatccatccatccttccatcattcatccactcgcctgctcatccttccatccatccatccatccatccatccttctatcatacatccattcacctgttcatccttccattcacctgttcatccttccattcatccatctatcgtccatccatccatccattcatccatccatcattcatccattcttttatcATCCATTCTTTcagccaccatccatccacctgttcgtccattcatccatccatccttccatcatccatccattcacctgttcatccttccatccatccatcattcatccatccatccatccattttatccattcatccatttatccatccatccatctatcatccatctatccttccatcatccatccactcacctcctgttcatccttccatccatccatttatccattcatccatccatccatccttccatcatccaccCATCTTTCCATCAtctatccttccatcatccatccattcatctgttcatccttccatctatccatcatccatccatccatccatttatccatccatccatcatccatccagccatcatccatccatctgtccattcatccatccatccttttatcatccatccttttatcatacatccatttatcatccatgcattcacccgtctatccatccattcacctgttcatccatccatccgtccattcatccttccatcaaccatccattcacctgttcatccttccatccttccatccatccacctgttcatccttccatccatctaccattcatccatccaccattcatccatccatcattcatccattcatccatttatccattcatccatttatccattcatccatatatccatctgtcatccatccatccttccatcaaccatccactcacctcctgttcatccatctatccatcattcatccatctatccatttatccattcatccatccatccttccatcatccatccattcatctgttcatccatccatccatcatccatccatccatccatccatccatcatccatccatctgtccattcatccatccatctgtccattcatccatccatccttttatcatccatccttttatcatacatccatttatcatccatccattcacccgtctatccatccattcacctgttcatccatccatccgtccattcatccttccatcaaccatccattcacctgttcatccttccatccttccatccatccacctgttcatccttccatccatctaccattcatccatccaccattcatccatccatcattcatcccttcatccatttatccattcatccatatatccatctgtcatccatccatccttccatcaaccatccactcacctcctgttcatccatccatccatcattcatccatctatccatttatccattcatccatccttccatcatccatccattcatctcttcatccatccatcatccatccatcatccatccatccatccatccatccatccatcatccatccatctgtccattcatccatccatctgtccattcatccatctgtccattcatccatccatcattcacccatccatcatTCACCCAtccttttatccatccattcacccgtctatccatccattcacctgttgttccatccatctgtccgttcatccttccatcatccatccaatCACCAGtttatccttccatccatccatcatccatccacatatccttttatccattcatccatccatccattatccatccatgcttccatcatccatccatgcttccatcatccatccatccacctgttcatccttccatccatccatcatccattcacccatccattcatccatccatccatccttccatccatcctttctcccatccatccattcactgttcgtccatccatccatcattcatccatccacccaccaatctacctattaatccatccctccattcatctatctgtcaatttgtttatccatacattcatctaccatctatccatccatatgcatatacatcatctaccctccacccatccatacattatctacccacccatacatacatacagacatacacacatcattccacccatccatccatccatccatccatccatccatccatccatccatccatccatccacccacccatccgcccatccatccacccacccgtccgtccgtccgtccgtccatccatccatccatccatccatccatccatccatccatccgtccatccatccatcccagcATTAATCTATCCAcacactcatccatccatccatgtgtctacatctcctcatccattcatccatccatccactcattcctaagccactgctgagcacctgttgtgtgcctttttcctccctccaactggttccctcatatcctcccccagtggccagcatcttctccctgagggcagaggcgcaGCCCCTCACAGTGCCCAGCACCTGCTCAAatacagcacatgctcaaataatgtgacCACTCAGTTAACACACAGAAGAACTTGCTCCAAGCAACACGTGGCACATCTCCTTacaaaatgaatctatcatagtggctgttttcagaggctttcccaaacacagtgtgatccggaacaaattgtgaagcccacgagcctggtgaagctttcattactgagcacctgctgtatacctccttgagctgaggagagggatcaagagctcatggccaagaggggaccaggcccacccacaaacactgttgatgtggcagggatgtggcaacgcagaaaggagccaggggatgggctcccagcaatctgggggccacggagactggtttgagtgcagggggagtgggctagggctagccctggtggtaggattcacaggtgtcgggctcctgggctgcagctgctcagtcatctcctggcactcaggtgcatcagttcattgtcctcatgccagtggtgggggcagccctaatgcacagggtctgaaaaatgctcaggtgtacctgtagtgtgtgagaggaaggaggctggaaAAGGTGGGTGTGGCCACCTCACCAGGTGTGGGTCTTgagggaacttctgtctcctttcaggcGGCACAGAATGTGGTCCTGTACACAGGCGACCCCAACCTGGGGCCggagctgtttgaggcagctggagacatcttcttcagtggggcctgggagcgggagAAAGCTGTGTCCTTCTACcgggtgagctggcctgtgggctgatgtgggtgggcctcaggggggcacctggagggctgaggcacaggtgtggcagggcagaggcctcccacctggaggcagggccacccatgcaCATGCTAGTTTCCAAGTGGTCTCACCGGGCATGATATTGACCGTGCCCCTGCCCGGGACAAACGCTCGGGGCCTGGATGTGACAATGGCTCTACCCTTGTACCTGATGATCTCAAGCAACCATGAGCGGGAAGTTCTGTCCCCatctttcagatgaggaaactgaggctcagagaggcacagggacatgtcaGAGGACACACAGCATGTCAGTGGGAGGCCCGGGTCTGCATGCACCCCGAAGTGGgacggcttctcccttcctctgagctcacggtgtggctcagccctgggcacagataaatgtggtgtttttagagcagagaggagtgctggctccccTGAGTCAGACCACCGGTGGCCAGGTGGGAGAGACGGGTCTGAGGCTGCCGGGtgtagctggatgggcctcaggtgactcttcagcccacaacttgggtgtctgaactgtgtgttatcccagagcacagagctgtgtggaggtgcaggggtagctggggtgtgggaagctccaagcacatgtttgagctctgaggagggcgctgggcaaggtgggtgctacgggaaacctgaccccacctgcctgtgtggtaggACCGGGTCCTGGCCCTGGCAATGACTACGGGCAACCGCAAGGCGGAGCTGCAGCTACAGCTGTGCAACAAGCTGGTGGCACTGCTGGCCACACTGGAAAATCCCCAGGAGTGCTTGGAGTTTGCCTACGTGGCCCTAGCACTCAGCATCACTCTGGGTAAGTCCCCTGAGCCccaccctgccaggacccacactttgccagagcccagcctccaggactgcagggcaggagctgaaacagctgctggattttcctggtctcctgtccaggcaggcagatctgccCAACTGGCTTCCCCGTCCGGCTGTGTGGCACAGCCCGAGGTCTCTCACGCAGGGCAGAGCTCCCTGCCTGACTGAgctctgtttcctctgcctgttcccgctgctgaccacaagggccgcccagtgtgccctctgccttccagacatgccAGGCATCTCATTGGTCCCTGTATGTGCCAGGCTGAGTGGCATATTCCCTTTCTCTTGTACCCTTCCCACCCTCATCAACCACACAgctctctggctgataaaatcccaATTCCCCTTCCAACAGTCTGCCCCTTAAGGCCGGGcatcccctggtgctgtgccagggtcgtctgtccccctccagagacagggaaccctaGGCAGGCCGCATGCCCCAGCGCCTTGTGCCCTGTggcccagtacacagtaggtgtgcagctgACTCCCCAAAGTAGGGGGCTCCGATTGTGACACACCCAGGAGGAGTCGGATGTTATgtctgtgggttgcctggagcCGGGGTGCCTGGGAGCACCTGGACTGCATGGCTTTTGGGCTCCCCTGGTTAAAACCAGTGAGCATAGGCAGGTGGCTATGTGTAGGCACAGAGCTGGGCCATCCAAGTCCGACTTTGCCAAAGCCTCACagtagacaggggcaggccttattaattctgctttgcagatgggaaagtgagtctgggaacccagaagggactggccagagctgcccaggtgaccGCAGGTGCCTGGAGGCAAGCCAGGTGTGCTGCCTGGGGTCTGCATACCTGCTCCAGAGGGGcctgtgccctccctgccccagggagccacatcctcacacctgcccctttGGCCTCCACCCCAGGGGACCAGCTGAATGAGCGCATGGCCTACCACCGGCTGGCCGCCCTGCACCATCAGCTGGGTCATGGCAAGCTGGCGGAGCACTTCTACCTCAAGGCCCTGTAGCTCTGCAACTCGCCGCTGGAGTTCGACGAGGAGACCCTCTACTACGTGAATGTGTACCTGGTGCTCGGTGACATCATCTTCTACGAcctgaaggtgggtggggagaggcaggGCTTGGGGTGTTCCCGGCCCCCTTGGAGTGGGATCTCCACCCAgaccccagaggcctgggttccagccttccttaggaatggcccagtggcctccctggagcTCTGCACGTGGCTGGAGGAGCCGGCAAGGTCAGCAGATACAACCCAGCTCCCAagctggccaggccccaccctcaaaaactcagtctcagccagggaggctgacacatgagtggGCAATGGTGTCCTCTGGATAAAGAAGGAGGATTGCAGTCGGGGGGCCCTCCTGGAGGAGATGACACCAAAGCTGATTCTTgacagtcaagtgtcaagttgcatttaacaaagaaaacagggtcGGGAGAAGGACATTTCGGAGGACGGCATCATCCTCGCATTGAATCAACGTTGCAAGATCCAACCCAAATCCTGGCGCCTCGtctaggaagcctgcccaggatgccagcctgcactgagcaactccttcctggagtcccgagacaccttgaattttcacatcacccaggaagggtggggtgggaccagtgtcttaccattgggttcacagacagggaaaccccagctcagggcaggtgcggtggggcggggccccagccagccaggctgaggcctTGCTGGGTCGGGTCTGTCTCGAGGGGaggtgctgtgctccctctgcccccagccctgcaggggtggagagctgGGACTGTCAGACTCAGACCTGGGGTGTCTCCAACCCTCTGCCCAGCAGGCACCGCCCCTCCTCAGCATCGCACCGGCACCGCGTCAGTGCTCCTTAtgggctgaggggccagggcactccagtccTGCGGCCGAGATCTTGGGGGccttagaacaacatgaggagctggggcagccctaaGACCCTGCCCCGTATCCCCCAccgcaggcctggggctgcctggAAGGCCCCCGCCCAGTGCTGACGACACCTGGTGGTCAGAAGTTGTCCCTgtggcctcccaagtcccagccagacaGGGAGGTGCCAAGTGTCAGACCTAGAGGGACGCTGCTCACCGCTCAGGGGCTCACCTGGGACCCAGGGGGACgggcctcccagaagaggcctttCTCTGTTTTGGTCAAGCCTGCCGCCCACTCCGCCtgcccaggaggaaggaaagggccaagtagtacctgagaggccaaagtccacggttggggttgaggggcagaggcctccttcacctccttcccatgcacagccctccttcccatgcacagtcttccttcccatgcacagccctctgggcctcattgtgactatgctgtcagcgcaggccagcttcccacagggaggcccccttggaattccccaagggcggctgtctttccaaggctacACCCTCCTCCTTGTGTAGTAggctctggacccagggcccagaggagtaGGAGAAAAAGCCGGGCTGCATGGGgcctggaaggctggcagagaGGCAGGGGTAAATGGGCATCTTTGCCGATTGCCTCTAAAAAGGGGTCCCCTTTAGTCTACACGTGAGAGCGAGCCCTGGAATAGGTAGGATTAGGTGTGTCCTGGCTCagcctgccactcactagctgctgcacacactacaggcacatggaaatgcaTACGCAAATGCACACGggcacaggcacacgcacacacaggcgcgcacacacagacacgcacacacacacaggcatgcacacaggcacacaaacacgcacagacacacacacaggcacccaaatatgcacagacacatgcacaggcacacgcagagacatatgcattggctggctccttcctgtttagttgggatgcccccaccccttcaggaagcctttgccttccacccccggctgagtctggggcctcctgggccccccacaggctcctgggcttccctctgccacagcccgggccaccctgtgtggtcagtgttcactcccaggtccctcagacTGGGAGCAAGGACATTAGGCTCAGCCACGTacccagcacagagtccagtgttcggctGGGCCGAGGGGCAGTGGATGAGCAGTGGCGGTGACTCGGGGCCTTCTCACGCCCCTGCGCCGTGTGTGGGGCGGGGCAGTGGGGGAATGGACTGCTGCATCTTGGACTTTGTCCTTGGCCCTGGGAGTCATCTTGAGATGGTAAAGAGGGACAGGCTAGGCATGGGTCTTAGAGAGGTCCCTTGGGTGACCCCATGTGGAGGAGGCGCCTGGGGAGAagccgggtgggggatgggagggtcaAGAAGGAGGTCTGGGAGACggcatcccaacccagggatggtgagtttgagccaaagatgcattgaaaatgggagtggatgtctggggagtcacactccgtcaatatttcagggaacattgccagagagaacacctgtgagatggttttgtacctggcctgtcccgtggagggcctggaaatggtcagcatggacaggggccagaggggagcctgggtcactcaacgctgtgcccctgctgtggcttggagccacgggccctgcatggaactctcagagcaggcaggatctgccctgacctcagcccatggggaaagcagccactgcctgcagagagggtggcactggggcaggagacttggggtgagtggggcgtaggggcagtcaggaaggcttccaggggtgtcagggtcatccccacctgcagctgagaccacagcagtgtcACAGGCTTCAGGGTTCATGGGGTGAGCCAGCATTGGCTGGACATGTGGAATGACCTGGAGACAGGAACGGCCTCTGGGAAGACGGCCTCCGAGTCCCCCTTTTGCTGAGCATGACCTGTCCCCTTCAGGACCCGTTTGATGCAGCCGGGTACTACCAGCTGGCACTGGCAGCCGCCgtggacctgggcaacaagaaggcacagctgaagatctacacgcggccggccaccatctcccacaacttcctcctggaccGTGAGAAGTCGCTCTTCCtctaccagaaggccaggaccttcGCCACAGAGCTCAACGTCCGCAGGGTCAACCtgcctcctctgccactctgcgggtgggccccctggttggcccccagccaccctcgctgaggacagcatccgagggagtgggttttgtgcaaggaggatggtctcctccctctcctggtgtctcccgtggctcattttctgggaaatggaggcatgaaagcagggttcaaatagcaataaatggtttttttttttacaataacataccgaagtccccag
The sequence above is drawn from the Macaca nemestrina isolate mMacNem1 unplaced genomic scaffold, mMacNem.hap1 Scaffold_95, whole genome shotgun sequence genome and encodes:
- the LOC139361693 gene encoding SH3 domain and tetratricopeptide repeat-containing protein 1-like, with protein sequence MHRAAQNVVLYTGDPNLGPELFEAAGDIFFSGAWEREKAVSFYRDRVLALAMTTGNRKAELQLQLCNKLVALLATLENPQECLEFAYVALALSITLGDQLNERMAYHRLAALHHQLGHGKLAEHFYLKAL